The sequence TAATTTTGAACGGGATTATCTTAATGCGATTAAAACGGATGCAAGTTATCCCAATTTAAATTGGGCAAGCGCCTCTGCAACAGGTGGTCATATTACAATTCAACCCGAAGCAGAACAAGAAGGCGAACTTTTAGTTGCTTTAAGTCCAACACATTATGCAAACCTATTCATGGAGGGTGGTTTAAAACTTGAGTCACCTGAAATTAATTTTGAAGGGGACTTCACGGATGATCGTTTGTTTGAAAGTTATCGTCAACTGGATATTCCTATTGCGGAGACAGAAGTAGCGAAAATTTATGACACCTCGTTGGCCTTGCCGACAAATATGCTTCGCTCGGCTTACGGTCAGGGCATTGTAACGGAACAATATAAGCCAGACGTTACGTTTAAATCAGAGGATGGAATGTTATCCGCGACCCTTGAACGTATTGACTTCATTAATGGCGAATACAAACCTTCTTATTTGGAAGGAAGACGTTATGCGGAAAAAGGAGTACAACGATCGATGATGTATCGCGTACGCTTTGAAAACCATGGAACCAGACCCATTCAAGTAAATGATTTACAAACATCACTTGAATCCCTCAATACTGGACGGAAACGCTCGAATTACCCAACATCAAGTCGAAGCTTCATTAACCCAAATGAACCGAAAGAAGTGCTTTATGAATTAGAAGAACACAGCAATTCAGTGTTGAAAATGAATCTCGGCGATCAATTAGAATTTACCGTTGTATCAGAAAGTAATCGCACCTTATTATCCGGTACGTTTACATTAGAAAAATAGGAGGATTATTATGGCACTTATCGACATCGTAAAATACGAAGGAAATCAAGATGTTTTCGCTTGGAAATACCCTGGTGATGAACTTACAACATTTACACAACTCATTGTGAATGAATCACAGGCGGCAGTATTATATAAGGAAGGGGTTGCTTATGATGTCTTTGAAGCTGGAAGACATACCCTTGATACCGCAAATATTCCACTTCTTAATAAGATTGTGAATCTTCCATTTGGAAAGAAATCACCTTTTAAAGCAGAAGTATGGTTTGTAAATAAAGCACACACCCTTGATATTAAGTGGGGAACAACATCACCCATCCAAATTCAAGATCCTAAGTATGGTATATATGTACCTCTCAGTGCTTATGGTCAATTTGGAATTACAGTTCATGATCCAAAAGCATTTCTGATTAAGTTGGTGGGGACACTTAAAAGCTTTGGTCGTAATGAAATTATTAACTATTTTAGAGGGTTTTATAATACCCATGTGAAAGATGCAATTTCAACCTATCTTGTGGAAAAACGCATTACAGTTCTTGAACTGAGCGCATATCTTAAAGAACTATCAGAGTCTGTTAAAGAACAAATGCAACCAACATTTTCGGAGTATGGTATTAATCTCTTGAACTTCTATATTGTGGATATTAGTGTCCCAGATACAGATGGTGCGGTAATGCGTCTTAAAGAAGCACTTTCAAAACGTGCAGAGATGGATATTGTTGGATATGACTACAAACAAGAACGTTCCTTTGATACTCTTGTTGGTGCTGCGAAAAACGAAGGAAGTATGGGCAGTGTTATGGGTGCTGGTATGGGATTAGGTCTTGGAGCAGGGCTTGGAAAAACTATGAGTGAAACCATGGGAACCTTAAGCCTTGATGCGGATCTGTCATGTCCTCATTGTGGTGCGAAAGTCATGGAGTCGGATAAGTTTTGTGGAACATGTTCCGAAGTGCTTAAACACGAAGTGAAAAAATGTCCGGGATGTCATACAGAGCTCAATGATGCTACGCAAAAATTCTGCCATGAGTGCGGAACCCAGTTACAAAAAAAATGTCCATCATGTGACGCACAATTAACAAGTGATGCGAAATTCTGTGGAAGTTGTGGAAAGAAGGTCGATGATCATGAATAAAAATTATAATATTATCGGACTGATAACGGTACTTGCGACGGTATTGATTGGTTATTTGAGTGGTGTTATTGTTGAAATTGCATTTATATGGATCCTCGTAACAGAAGTTGTTTTCTTTTTAATCACGGGATTTGTGGGTACAATGAAATCAACATTTTTAAAAAGCAGTGTCGCGACCATCATGGCGCTCTATGCGTTATTATCAATAAGTTATACACTGATTGTATCGTTTCTCATTCATCAACCCGATCAAACGTTATTGATTGGTCAAATTGTAATTCATGCATTACTTATGGTGTTCCTTTTAATCGTTAAGAACAAAGCAGATCGCTTGGAAATGAAATAACTTATGCAGTTTAAAAAAATATCAACTAATCCAAAATCACGTCTTTACCAACGTAAGACAGGTCGGTTAGTGTGGGGTGTTGTCTTGTTCTTCTTTGGTCTTTTTGGACTAGTGACTGAAGTTCAAGATTCGTATCGCTATGATTACAGCGGTATGATTATCGGTATTGCGTTCATGTTTGGTGGTCTGGCGATGGTTTACTCGGCAACCAAATCAAACTTAAATCTAGAACGGTACCATGCCTATAACCAACTTATTTTTAAGAGAGGAATTTTTTCAATTGATTCCTTAGCACGGTCAATGGATAAAACATATCCAGAAACGATTCAAGATTTAGATCAACTTGTACGAAAAGGTTATCTTCAAGATATGAGTGTTAATCGAGATTCGAAAATGATTGAAGGTTTATTTGTATCGAAATACAAAGCTCAAGTACAGTCGAAGATGATTCGATGTCCAGGATGTGGTGCTTCAAATGAAGTCATTCAACATGAAACCATTCCATGTGAGTATTGTGGACGTAAACTTAAATACACAGATTCGTAAAAAAAAACGTTCGGGCTATGCCTGAACGTTTTATTTTTGTTTGGTTGTAATGAAGGGACCATCTTTCGTAATAGCGAAAGTATGTTCATATTGACAGCTTAGACATCCGTTATTTGTACGAGCAGTCCAGCCATTGTCATCTAACTTCGCATACGGTGAACTTTCGTTGACGATCGGTTCAACCGTAATAACCATACCTTCTTTTAGCTTCGCGCCAGTTCCATACACACCGACAAATGGAACCATCGGTTCTTCATGAATTGTGGGGCCTAGACCATGTCCAGAGAAATCAAGAGACATTTTATAACCGAATTGCGTGATGTACTCATCCATAGCGGCACCAATATCACCAACACGATTGCCAACTTGGGCTTGTTCAATCCCGATATAAAGAGCTTTTTCAGTAACTTCCATTAACTGTTTTACTTCAGGACTTGGATTATTTCCAACACAGTATGCCCAACAAGAGTCAGAAAGAAATCCATTGAGGT is a genomic window of Erysipelothrix amsterdamensis containing:
- a CDS encoding SPFH domain-containing protein; the encoded protein is MALIDIVKYEGNQDVFAWKYPGDELTTFTQLIVNESQAAVLYKEGVAYDVFEAGRHTLDTANIPLLNKIVNLPFGKKSPFKAEVWFVNKAHTLDIKWGTTSPIQIQDPKYGIYVPLSAYGQFGITVHDPKAFLIKLVGTLKSFGRNEIINYFRGFYNTHVKDAISTYLVEKRITVLELSAYLKELSESVKEQMQPTFSEYGINLLNFYIVDISVPDTDGAVMRLKEALSKRAEMDIVGYDYKQERSFDTLVGAAKNEGSMGSVMGAGMGLGLGAGLGKTMSETMGTLSLDADLSCPHCGAKVMESDKFCGTCSEVLKHEVKKCPGCHTELNDATQKFCHECGTQLQKKCPSCDAQLTSDAKFCGSCGKKVDDHE
- the map gene encoding type I methionyl aminopeptidase; translated protein: MITIKSKREIDGMYQSGQLLASIHESLRDYIKAGISTHDIDQFVQKMIEDNGGVAAQIGYEGYKYATCCSVNDEMCHGFPTHTKLKDGDLVKVDFCVDLNGFLSDSCWAYCVGNNPSPEVKQLMEVTEKALYIGIEQAQVGNRVGDIGAAMDEYITQFGYKMSLDFSGHGLGPTIHEEPMVPFVGVYGTGAKLKEGMVITVEPIVNESSPYAKLDDNGWTARTNNGCLSCQYEHTFAITKDGPFITTKQK